Genomic window (Marinobacter fonticola):
CATCGGTTGAACGAGGAAGACAAGACCATCCTCAAGGAGCACGCGGGCTACCTCAAAGCGCACCCGGAAGTCGCCATCCGCATTCACGGCCATACCGATAGTTTCGGCACCGACGAATACAATGCGTTTCTCTCGCGCCTACGGGCCAACACGGCCGCCAAGCTGCTCCAGGCTGAAGGCATCGAGGGCAACCGAATCGAAGTGGTTGGCTGGGGTAGCGCCAAGCCGTTGACCAACAAGGACGACAACGCCGCCAACCGCCGC
Coding sequences:
- a CDS encoding OmpA family protein, which translates into the protein MTVLVLDNPELMARAAQAHANSMQTETMSESPRKPHRMKFHFGFDKHRLNEEDKTILKEHAGYLKAHPEVAIRIHGHTDSFGTDEYNAFLSRLRANTAAKLLQAEGIEGNRIEVVGWGSAKPLTNKDDNAANRRLELEYLSEQMAKVQ